The following are encoded together in the Emcibacteraceae bacterium genome:
- the rph gene encoding ribonuclease PH — translation MRPSGRSADQMRDISMEPGFSKYAEGSCLIKFGDTHVLCTATLEDKAPPFLKGTGKGWVTGEYGMLPRSTHGRMGREAARGKQSGRTQEIQRLVGRSLRAAVDMDALGECQIKIDCDVIQADGGTRTASISGGYVALYQCLQKMVADGMLKSIPIKHEVAAVSCGVFNGQPILDLDYDEDSSAETDANFVMTGSGQIIEIQGTAEEKPFSEEELLRMMRLARMGIDQITKMQRKTLGI, via the coding sequence ATGCGTCCCTCTGGCCGAAGTGCGGATCAAATGCGAGACATTTCTATGGAGCCCGGCTTCTCAAAATATGCCGAAGGATCATGTCTGATAAAATTTGGTGATACCCATGTTTTATGCACGGCAACATTGGAGGATAAGGCACCACCATTCCTAAAAGGAACTGGAAAAGGATGGGTCACCGGTGAATATGGTATGCTGCCCCGTTCCACCCATGGACGAATGGGTCGGGAAGCTGCCCGGGGTAAACAGTCAGGGCGCACGCAGGAAATTCAGCGTCTTGTTGGCCGTTCTTTAAGGGCGGCGGTTGATATGGATGCACTTGGGGAATGTCAGATAAAAATAGATTGTGATGTCATTCAGGCGGATGGGGGTACAAGAACCGCATCTATCTCCGGTGGTTATGTTGCCCTTTACCAGTGTTTACAGAAAATGGTGGCGGATGGTATGCTTAAATCTATTCCCATCAAGCATGAAGTTGCGGCCGTATCCTGCGGCGTATTTAATGGTCAACCGATCCTTGATCTTGATTATGATGAAGACAGCAGTGCTGAAACCGATGCCAATTTTGTCATGACTGGCTCGGGCCAGATTATTGAGATTCAGGGCACAGCTGAAGAAAAGCCATTTAGTGAAGAAGAATTACTGCGCATGATGCGCCTTGCCCGAATGGGGATTGATCAGATAACAAAAATGCAGCGAAAAACGCTGGGGATTTAA
- the rdgB gene encoding RdgB/HAM1 family non-canonical purine NTP pyrophosphatase yields MARKFAENKLVVASHNKGKVREISDLLAPFGVEVLSSAELNLSEPVEDGDSFIANAEIKSKTASHESGLVALADDSGLVVPSLDGAPGIHSARYAYNPWKEERDFNYAMGKLNLELGKKDRGAYFACALSLAWPDGHVETFEGQVHGKLVWPIRGENGFGYDPMFVADGYEQTFGEMNADEKHAISHRANAFKKLIDACFKS; encoded by the coding sequence ATGGCCCGAAAATTTGCAGAGAATAAACTGGTTGTTGCCAGCCATAATAAAGGGAAAGTACGCGAAATAAGTGACCTACTCGCCCCGTTTGGGGTGGAGGTTTTATCGTCAGCGGAACTTAATCTTTCGGAACCTGTGGAAGACGGGGACAGTTTTATTGCCAATGCCGAGATAAAATCAAAAACGGCCAGTCATGAATCAGGGCTGGTTGCCCTTGCTGATGATAGCGGTCTGGTTGTACCGTCGCTTGATGGGGCGCCGGGCATACATTCAGCACGTTATGCCTATAACCCCTGGAAAGAAGAACGGGATTTTAATTATGCCATGGGCAAGTTAAATCTTGAACTTGGGAAAAAGGACCGTGGTGCCTATTTCGCTTGTGCGTTATCGCTGGCATGGCCCGACGGGCATGTCGAAACTTTTGAAGGGCAGGTTCATGGAAAACTGGTCTGGCCGATCAGGGGCGAAAATGGATTTGGCTATGATCCGATGTTCGTTGCTGACGGGTATGAGCAGACCTTTGGTGAAATGAATGCTGATGAAAAACATGCCATCAGCCACAGGGCCAATGCCTTTAAGAAATTGATCGATGCGTGTTTTAAATCCTGA
- the hrcA gene encoding heat-inducible transcriptional repressor HrcA codes for MMNILNDRSREIFRQIVDAYIMTGEPVGSRTLSKKIQMPLSPASIRNVMADLEESGLIYSPYTSAGRIPTQIGLRLFVDGLLEIGNLSKKERNEIEVHCKNNGERMEDLLVQATSMLSGLSKCASVVVAPKKERPLKHVEFVAISPGRALVVMVSEGDDVENRIIDVPPGITSSALIQAANYINSKLIGQSFEQAKEQIEREILIHQADLDNLTKDLVKQGLAVWSGSFGDKDKITRESLIVRGQANLLEDLQAKEDLERIRLLFSDLERKKDLIELLALAKDAEGVRIFIGSENNLFSLSGSSVIAAPYMDENNNLLGVIGVIGPTRLNYARIIPMVDYTAKIIGKIL; via the coding sequence ATGATGAATATATTGAATGACAGATCACGGGAAATATTCCGCCAGATAGTGGACGCCTATATTATGACAGGCGAGCCAGTAGGATCACGCACGCTTTCAAAAAAAATTCAAATGCCGCTTTCCCCTGCTTCTATCAGAAATGTCATGGCCGATCTTGAAGAAAGCGGTTTGATTTATTCCCCATATACCTCTGCCGGTCGGATACCAACACAGATCGGCTTGCGGCTTTTTGTCGATGGCCTGCTAGAAATCGGCAACCTCAGCAAAAAAGAACGGAACGAAATTGAAGTCCACTGCAAAAATAATGGGGAAAGAATGGAAGATCTACTTGTGCAGGCAACAAGTATGCTTTCCGGACTTTCCAAATGTGCCAGTGTCGTTGTTGCTCCTAAAAAGGAAAGACCACTAAAGCACGTGGAATTTGTCGCCATCAGCCCTGGCCGGGCTTTGGTTGTGATGGTCAGCGAGGGCGACGATGTGGAAAACCGTATTATTGATGTACCTCCAGGGATTACATCCTCTGCATTAATCCAGGCCGCAAATTATATCAATTCAAAGCTCATCGGCCAAAGTTTTGAACAGGCAAAGGAACAGATAGAACGGGAAATCCTTATTCACCAGGCTGATTTGGATAACCTGACCAAGGATCTTGTTAAACAGGGACTGGCCGTATGGAGCGGAAGTTTTGGCGACAAGGATAAAATAACAAGAGAATCCTTAATAGTCAGAGGACAGGCAAATCTGCTTGAGGATTTGCAGGCAAAAGAGGATCTGGAGAGGATCCGATTGCTGTTCAGTGATCTGGAGCGGAAAAAAGATTTGATCGAATTATTGGCGTTGGCAAAAGATGCCGAAGGGGTAAGAATTTTCATCGGTTCCGAAAATAATCTCTTTTCTCTTTCAGGTTCTTCTGTTATCGCTGCCCCTTATATGGATGAAAATAATAATTTACTCGGGGTGATCGGCGTGATAGGTCCAACAAGGCTTAATTACGCACGTATCATTCCCATGGTTGATTACACTGCTAAAATAATTGGAAAAATACTCTAA
- the grpE gene encoding nucleotide exchange factor GrpE: MTDENKKQDAETPEEDLVDQLNSSKKEEEVTPLSVAEAEINDLRDKLLRAVAEAENVRRRAEKEKADAANYAVTNFARDMLAIGDNLHRALDSIPENAELPEKIKNLIEGVRMTDRELHNIFERHGIHKIDPKGEAFDHNHHQAMYESETNDPDGTVIQVMQVGYKIKNRLLRPAMVGVSKGGSGKPVEGVDTTA; encoded by the coding sequence ATGACTGACGAAAACAAAAAACAGGATGCTGAAACACCGGAAGAAGATCTGGTTGATCAGCTAAATTCTTCCAAAAAGGAAGAAGAAGTAACGCCACTTAGTGTTGCCGAAGCAGAAATCAATGATCTTCGTGACAAACTGCTGCGCGCTGTCGCTGAAGCGGAAAATGTGCGCCGTCGTGCTGAAAAAGAAAAAGCCGATGCCGCAAATTATGCCGTCACCAACTTCGCCCGTGATATGCTGGCGATTGGTGACAACCTTCACCGTGCATTGGACTCAATTCCTGAAAATGCCGAACTGCCGGAAAAAATTAAAAATCTTATCGAAGGTGTCAGAATGACGGACCGTGAGCTTCATAACATTTTTGAAAGACACGGCATTCATAAAATTGATCCAAAAGGTGAAGCATTTGACCATAATCACCATCAGGCAATGTATGAAAGCGAAACAAATGATCCTGACGGCACGGTTATTCAGGTGATGCAGGTTGGTTATAAAATCAAAAACCGCCTGCTCAGGCCCGCTATGGTCGGTGTTTCTAAAGGTGGCTCTGGCAAACCTGTAGAAGGTGTTGATACCACTGCATAA